Genomic DNA from Nonomuraea rubra:
ATCGGGAACGTCACCCGCCAGAACCGCTGCCACGGCCCGGCCCCGTCGATGATCGCCGCCTCCTGGATCGAGCCGGGGATGCCCTTGAGCCCCGCCAGGTAGATGATCATCGAGATGCCGCACTGCCAGGCCGCGATGAAGGCCAGCGCCGGGATGACCAGCTCGGGGGTGTTGAGCCAGTTCTGCCCGGGGATGCCGACCAGGCCGAGCAGCGTGTTGATCAGGCCGTACTGCGGGTCGTAGAGCCAGCGCCAGATCGCGCCCACCGCCGCCTCCGCCGTGACGACCGGCAGGAACAGCAGCAGCCTGAACAGGTTCGCGCCGCGCCTGATCGCGTTCAGCAGCAGCGCCTGCGCCAGCGCGGCGACCAGGGTCAGCGGCACGGCGATGAGCGTGTACTGCAGGGTGACGCTCACCGACTTCCAGAAGTGCGGGTACTTGACGTCGTCGAACAGCAGGTCGGCGTAGTTGGCCAGGCCGACCCAGCTCGCCTCGGTACGCAGGTTCCAGTCGGTGAAGCTGTAGTAGAGCGCGGACAGGGCCGGGTACAGCAGGAAGATCAGGAAGTAGGCGAGCGCGGGGGCGATCAGCAGCCAGCCGATCAGGTGGTCGCGGCGCCGGGCGCCCGGGCGGCGTCTGGCGCGCCTCCCGGGTCCCGTCGTCACCCGTTCGAGTACGGGAGCGGCCACGTCAGCCGTTCCAGCCGAGCAGGGAGCGGGTCTTGCTCGCCGCGTCGGTCAGCGCCTGCTGCGCCGTGGCCTTGCCGGTCAGCGCCGACTCGATGGCCGGGGCGATGATCTCGTCGTTGACCTGGATCCACTGCGGCACCGCCGGGCGCGCGTGCGCGACCTTGAGCTGCTCCAGGAAGGCCGCCTGCTCGGGCCCGCCCGCCGGCACCTGCGCCTTCAGGTGCACGGGGAACCCGCCGAACGCGTCCGCGACCGCGCCGTTGTTCTGCGCGTTGGCCAGGAACGCCAGCCACTTCCAGGCCAGGTCCGGGTTCTTGCTGGTGGAGAAGACCACGGAGTCCTCGCCGCCGATGTTGCCCGCCGGCTCGCTCTTGTACGGCAGCGGCGCCACGCCGAAGTCCAGGTCGGGGAACTGCTCCTTGATCGTCGGCACGTCCCACGGGCCGGAGATCGTCATGGCCGCCAGGCCGTTCTCGAACGGCTTGTCCGAGTCGGTGATCTTGCGCGGCGACGACTTCTGCAGGTCCACCCAGAGCTGCAGCGCCTCCACGGCCGGCGGCTGGTCGAACAGCACCTTCTTGCCGGCGTCGTCCACCATCTCGCCGCCCGCGCCGTGCACGATCCCGGGGAACATCCAGGCGCCGTAGCCGTCGCCCTTGGGCACGTTCATGCCCGCCACGTTCGCGTCGGCGGCGTGCACCTGGGCGGCGACCTGCTTCAGCTCGTCCCAGGTCTTCGGCGGGGTGGGCACCAGCTTCCTGTTGTAGAAGAGGGCGACCGTGGTCTGGTCCTGGGGCAGGCCGTAGAGCTTGCCGTTGGCTCGGTTGGTGTCGAGCGCGCCCTTGTAGTAGTCGGCCTCGGTGATGAGCCCGGCGGGCACCTCCTTGATCGTGCCGTCGAGGGCGTACTTGGAGACCAGCGGCTGGTCGAGTATGCCCGCGTCGGGGGCGCTCTTGCTGGCCACGGCGCTGCCCAGCTTGGTGTTGTAGTCGTCCTTGGGGATCTTGACGAGCTTGACCGTGACACCGGGGTTGGCCTTCTCGAAGTCCTTGCGTACCTGCTCCATGACCTGGCCCGCCTGCGGGGTCCGGTCCTGGTACATCCAGAACGTCAGCTCCTTGCCGTCGCTCTGGCCGCCGCCGCCACTGCCGCAGGCGGCCAGCCCGCACACGAGAGCCGCCACGACGGCGCCTCGCACAAGTCCTCGGCTCATTGCCATCTCCTCATCGGGGGGATGGCCAGACCATAATCTAAGCTCCGAAGAAAGTCAGGAAACGCTTTGGTAACACCGGCTACGCGTGTACTTCGGGCCGTGAACTAACATGGCGGCGGACTTCTGATAGGGACGGGGACGAGAATGGGCACGTCAGGGCGCAAGACCGTACGGGACCTTCGCCGGGGGAACCGGGCGATGCTGCTGCGCGCGCTCTACTTCGGCGGCCCCGCCAGCCGCAACGAGCTGTCCGCCGAGACCGGCCTCAGCGCCGCCACGGTCAGCACGATGACCGGCGACCTGCTGGCCGACAACGTCATCGTCGAGGCCGGGCAGGTCGACTCCGACGGCGGCAGGCCCCGCGTGCTGCTCAAGGTCAACCCCGCCTACGGCTACGCCGTCGGCGTGGACGTGGGGGAGACCCAGGTCAAGGTCGAGCTGTTCGACC
This window encodes:
- a CDS encoding carbohydrate ABC transporter permease, whose amino-acid sequence is MAAPVLERVTTGPGRRARRRPGARRRDHLIGWLLIAPALAYFLIFLLYPALSALYYSFTDWNLRTEASWVGLANYADLLFDDVKYPHFWKSVSVTLQYTLIAVPLTLVAALAQALLLNAIRRGANLFRLLLFLPVVTAEAAVGAIWRWLYDPQYGLINTLLGLVGIPGQNWLNTPELVIPALAFIAAWQCGISMIIYLAGLKGIPGSIQEAAIIDGAGPWQRFWRVTFPMLRPTTFYLLVTGVIAALQVFGLVYVIFSGNGRSVTGGPEQSGLTYVLHLYLFAFRYDAMGAACAMSFILLVFIMIVTALQFRFVKQEAA
- a CDS encoding ABC transporter substrate-binding protein, translated to MSRGLVRGAVVAALVCGLAACGSGGGGQSDGKELTFWMYQDRTPQAGQVMEQVRKDFEKANPGVTVKLVKIPKDDYNTKLGSAVASKSAPDAGILDQPLVSKYALDGTIKEVPAGLITEADYYKGALDTNRANGKLYGLPQDQTTVALFYNRKLVPTPPKTWDELKQVAAQVHAADANVAGMNVPKGDGYGAWMFPGIVHGAGGEMVDDAGKKVLFDQPPAVEALQLWVDLQKSSPRKITDSDKPFENGLAAMTISGPWDVPTIKEQFPDLDFGVAPLPYKSEPAGNIGGEDSVVFSTSKNPDLAWKWLAFLANAQNNGAVADAFGGFPVHLKAQVPAGGPEQAAFLEQLKVAHARPAVPQWIQVNDEIIAPAIESALTGKATAQQALTDAASKTRSLLGWNG